Proteins from a single region of Vicinamibacterales bacterium:
- a CDS encoding cupin domain-containing protein, translating into MFTIASLLFALTLAAQAPAHPHQGAPKTSASTAYDDLKWEIMVPELGADSPQAAILRVDPKTQATQLLIRIPRQIHVPMHWHSANETHTVIKGTFVFEHEGARHELGPGGFNYLPARMHHQAWASDDALVFITVDAGWDVNWVSGPPTRSNLGKRPPTR; encoded by the coding sequence ATGTTCACGATCGCCAGCCTTCTCTTCGCGCTCACACTCGCCGCCCAGGCGCCCGCGCACCCGCATCAGGGCGCGCCGAAGACCAGCGCCAGCACGGCGTACGACGATCTGAAGTGGGAAATCATGGTTCCGGAGCTCGGCGCCGACTCGCCGCAGGCGGCGATCCTGCGCGTCGATCCGAAGACGCAGGCGACGCAGCTCCTGATTCGCATCCCCAGGCAGATCCACGTGCCGATGCACTGGCACAGCGCCAACGAGACTCACACGGTGATCAAGGGAACGTTCGTCTTCGAGCACGAAGGGGCGCGGCACGAGCTGGGCCCGGGCGGCTTCAACTACCTGCCCGCGCGCATGCACCACCAGGCGTGGGCGTCCGACGACGCGCTCGTCTTCATCACCGTGGACGCGGGGTGGGACGTCAACTGGGTCAGCGGCCCGCCGACCAGGAGCAATCTGGGCAAGCGGCCGCCGACGCGCTGA
- a CDS encoding sigma-70 family RNA polymerase sigma factor: MQEISGAGPATASDADVAKAIATASPGSAQAAEAELYRRFARRVRLYGIKHLRDAAAADDLAQEVLLLTIERLRAGEVRNPDEIGSFILGTSRMLAGSAERKTRRREHLTSQFHVPELYAAATEDATDIGAVERCLRQLAERDRRVLVLTFYAEKSSADIAADLGLTGAAVRVARHRALERLRDCVGLHGARTT, encoded by the coding sequence GTGCAGGAGATCTCAGGCGCGGGTCCGGCCACCGCGAGCGACGCCGACGTCGCGAAAGCGATCGCGACGGCGTCACCCGGTTCGGCGCAGGCGGCAGAGGCCGAGCTGTACCGGCGCTTCGCGCGCCGCGTGCGGCTGTACGGCATCAAGCACCTGCGCGACGCCGCGGCCGCCGACGACCTCGCGCAGGAGGTCCTGCTCCTCACCATCGAACGGCTGCGCGCGGGCGAAGTCCGGAATCCCGACGAGATCGGCTCCTTCATTCTCGGCACGAGCCGGATGCTGGCCGGTTCCGCGGAGCGCAAGACCCGGCGCCGGGAGCATCTGACGTCGCAGTTCCACGTGCCGGAACTCTACGCCGCGGCGACCGAGGACGCGACGGACATCGGGGCGGTGGAGCGCTGCCTGCGTCAACTCGCCGAGCGCGACCGCCGCGTGCTGGTGCTGACCTTCTATGCCGAGAAGAGCTCGGCGGACATTGCCGCGGATCTCGGACTGACCGGCGCCGCGGTTCGGGTTGCACGCCATCGCGCGCTCGAGCGCCTGCGCGACTGCGTCGGCCTGCACGGAGCGAGGACGACATGA
- a CDS encoding zf-HC2 domain-containing protein, with translation MTGMRCGAPIAFADVADYWAGELSGADEARIEDHVFTCAECARQLEAGEALARGIAAMARQGRLHTIVTDAILNRLAADGVRIRMFTLEGSGIVPCAVWADDDLVVSRIRADFTGVETVSVVTRRASGEEIRRVSDVTVRPGQLEILNAFPAAQLRALPATRVHVTVTGRAGSAERTIAEYTLEHAGAFDRARSTMP, from the coding sequence ATGACCGGAATGCGCTGCGGCGCGCCCATTGCCTTCGCCGACGTCGCCGACTACTGGGCCGGCGAGTTGAGCGGCGCGGACGAAGCGCGCATCGAAGACCACGTGTTCACCTGCGCCGAGTGCGCGCGGCAGCTCGAGGCGGGGGAGGCGCTGGCGCGCGGCATCGCGGCGATGGCACGCCAGGGCCGGCTGCACACCATCGTCACCGACGCCATCCTCAATCGCCTGGCCGCCGACGGCGTGCGCATCCGGATGTTCACGCTCGAAGGCTCCGGCATCGTCCCCTGCGCGGTATGGGCCGACGACGACCTGGTCGTGTCGCGGATCCGCGCCGACTTCACCGGCGTCGAGACGGTGAGCGTCGTGACGCGCCGCGCCTCCGGCGAAGAGATCCGCCGCGTGTCGGACGTCACCGTGCGGCCGGGGCAGCTGGAGATCCTGAACGCGTTCCCGGCGGCACAGCTCCGCGCGCTTCCCGCGACGCGCGTTCACGTCACCGTGACCGGCAGGGCAGGTTCCGCCGAGCGAACCATCGCGGAGTACACGCTGGAGCACGCCGGCGCGTTCGATCGTGCGCGCAGCACGATGCCGTGA
- a CDS encoding DUF1080 domain-containing protein, whose translation MTRCAPTIALLAALLLADGRLPAGAQEFRDLFNGRDLAGWVNVNTAPDTWRVRDGVLICSGRPIGVMRSAREYENFVLHIEWMHTEPGGNSGVFIWSRATPDPESRLPDGVEVQMLELDWPKLNTRDGRVPPVAYVHGELFGVGGVKTVPDNPRGERSMSIENRAKGRGEWNTYDVVAVDGVVKLAVNGVFVNGVSKSTQKKGYLCLESEGAEIHFRNIRIMELPRGVS comes from the coding sequence ATGACCCGCTGTGCGCCGACGATCGCGCTGCTGGCGGCGCTTCTGCTCGCGGACGGCCGCTTGCCGGCCGGCGCGCAGGAGTTCCGCGATCTGTTCAACGGCCGCGATTTGGCCGGGTGGGTCAACGTGAACACCGCGCCGGACACCTGGCGGGTGCGGGACGGCGTGTTGATCTGCTCGGGCCGTCCGATCGGCGTGATGCGCAGCGCCAGGGAGTACGAGAACTTCGTGCTGCACATCGAGTGGATGCACACCGAGCCGGGCGGCAACTCGGGGGTGTTCATCTGGAGCCGGGCGACGCCCGATCCGGAGAGCCGGCTGCCCGACGGCGTCGAAGTGCAGATGCTGGAGCTGGACTGGCCGAAGCTGAACACCCGGGACGGCCGTGTGCCGCCGGTCGCGTACGTGCATGGAGAATTGTTCGGCGTCGGCGGCGTCAAGACGGTTCCCGACAACCCGCGCGGCGAACGCAGCATGTCGATCGAGAATCGCGCGAAGGGACGCGGCGAGTGGAACACCTACGACGTCGTCGCCGTCGATGGTGTCGTGAAGCTGGCGGTGAACGGCGTGTTCGTGAACGGCGTCAGCAAATCGACCCAGAAGAAGGGCTACCTCTGCCTGGAATCCGAGGGAGCGGAGATTCACTTCCGCAATATCCGGATCATGGAGCTGCCGAGAGGAGTCAGCTAG
- the uvrA gene encoding excinuclease ABC subunit UvrA, whose protein sequence is MTRSRTARTTVAVQGARVHNLKNISIEIPRDRLVVITGLSGSGKSSLAFDTIYAEGQRRYMESLSTFAKRFIAQVTKPDVDFVFGLSPVISIEQKTLANNPRSTVGTMTDIASYLNLLFATIAQPHCPRTGEPTPSRSASQILEAILALPEGAEIELRAPVFKVYGEDLEYVFTELRKKGVRRLIVDGRPIDLSEKTELEASDVEHMDAIVDRFVVGRRHEKAIKAGIAAALLVGDGLIQLHAGKGAGKADAERLYKSVTSPSQHFVYGEIGPDFFMFNNPESACRTCGGLGVDKLTHPELLVPDPRRSILGGCFVREAFKYNPDTWDGRLMYSLSRKLGFGLDTPWTQLPEHVRHAILYGIEPAKVRIASPPEAKVKLPPDQEGREVGFGGIARRIERYYRRYRQRGEVNSRMEAWLDKVMVEHVCPDCKGARVRATRLLFTIAGRTLYDVGQLNFDELQAFLQTIKPSGRGADAGRQVLNEIRARLQLLLGIGLDYLNFNRRSGTLSGGESQRIRLSTQIGSGLMGMLYVLDEPSIGLHPKDNAKMIATLKSLRDIGNTVIVVEHDEDTIRAADHVIEMGPGPGVHGGRVVAEGTLADVMKCKASPTGQFFSGRRAIPVPGRRRGGNGHSLLIRGARENNLKNIAVRIPLGKLVAITGASGSGKSTLINEILYKALWKRLEDTRTLPGAHDGVDGLEHVHKVVSIDQSPIGRNSRSNPATYVGFYDTIRDLFAAAPLSVEREYQPGRFSFNVKGGRCEECQGEGSITTQLYFMPDVEVTCGACKGARFNSDTLEVTVRGKTIADVLNMSIEEGVTFFKTEPALARKIEVLDALGLGYLTLGQSSTTLSGGEAQRIKIATELSKLQRAKHTVYILDEPTTGLHLADIERLLLALNQLVDAGHTVILIEHHMDVIKTADHVIDLGPEGGHAGGRVVAAGTPEDVTRSKASHTGRFLKTHLAART, encoded by the coding sequence ATGACACGATCACGGACGGCGCGCACGACGGTGGCCGTGCAGGGGGCCCGCGTCCACAATCTGAAGAACATCTCGATCGAGATTCCCCGCGATCGGCTCGTCGTCATCACCGGGCTGTCGGGCTCGGGCAAGTCGAGCCTCGCGTTCGACACCATCTACGCGGAGGGGCAGCGCCGCTACATGGAATCGCTGTCCACCTTCGCCAAACGGTTCATCGCGCAGGTGACCAAGCCCGACGTCGACTTCGTGTTCGGGCTCTCCCCGGTGATCTCGATCGAGCAGAAGACGCTCGCGAACAATCCGCGCTCCACCGTGGGCACGATGACCGACATCGCGAGCTATCTGAACCTGCTGTTCGCGACCATCGCCCAGCCCCACTGCCCGCGGACCGGCGAGCCGACGCCGAGCCGCAGCGCGAGCCAGATTCTCGAGGCGATTCTCGCCCTGCCGGAGGGAGCCGAGATCGAGCTGCGCGCGCCGGTCTTCAAGGTCTACGGCGAGGATCTGGAGTACGTCTTCACCGAGCTGCGCAAGAAGGGCGTGCGCCGCCTGATCGTCGACGGCCGGCCGATCGATCTGTCGGAGAAGACCGAGCTGGAGGCGTCGGACGTCGAGCACATGGACGCGATCGTCGACCGGTTCGTCGTCGGCCGGCGGCACGAGAAGGCGATCAAGGCGGGGATCGCCGCCGCGCTGCTCGTCGGCGACGGGCTGATCCAGCTCCATGCCGGCAAGGGCGCGGGCAAGGCCGACGCGGAGCGCCTGTACAAGTCCGTCACGAGCCCGTCCCAGCACTTCGTCTACGGCGAGATCGGGCCGGACTTCTTCATGTTCAACAACCCCGAGAGCGCGTGCCGTACGTGCGGCGGCCTCGGTGTGGACAAGCTCACCCACCCGGAGCTGCTGGTTCCGGATCCCAGGCGCAGCATTCTCGGCGGCTGCTTCGTGCGCGAGGCGTTCAAGTACAACCCGGACACGTGGGACGGCCGCCTGATGTACAGCCTGTCCCGGAAGCTCGGATTCGGTCTCGATACGCCGTGGACGCAGTTGCCCGAGCACGTGCGGCACGCGATCCTTTACGGGATCGAGCCGGCGAAGGTGCGCATCGCCTCCCCGCCGGAGGCGAAGGTGAAGCTGCCGCCCGACCAGGAGGGGCGCGAAGTCGGCTTCGGCGGCATCGCGCGCCGGATCGAGCGGTACTACCGGCGCTACCGGCAGCGCGGCGAAGTGAACTCGCGCATGGAAGCGTGGCTCGACAAGGTGATGGTCGAGCACGTCTGCCCGGACTGCAAGGGCGCGCGCGTGCGCGCCACGCGGCTGCTCTTCACCATTGCCGGACGGACGCTCTACGACGTCGGGCAGCTGAACTTCGACGAGCTGCAGGCCTTCCTGCAGACGATCAAGCCGTCCGGCCGCGGCGCCGACGCCGGGCGCCAGGTCCTCAACGAGATCCGCGCACGGCTCCAGCTGCTGCTGGGGATCGGTCTCGACTACCTGAACTTCAACCGCCGCTCCGGCACGCTCTCGGGCGGCGAGTCGCAGCGCATCCGGCTGTCGACACAGATCGGCTCCGGCCTGATGGGCATGCTCTACGTGCTCGACGAGCCGAGCATCGGGCTCCACCCCAAGGACAACGCCAAGATGATCGCGACGCTGAAGAGCCTCCGCGACATCGGCAACACCGTCATCGTCGTCGAACACGACGAGGACACGATCCGCGCCGCCGATCACGTCATCGAGATGGGACCGGGACCGGGCGTCCACGGCGGGCGGGTCGTCGCCGAGGGCACGCTCGCCGACGTCATGAAGTGCAAGGCGTCCCCGACCGGCCAGTTCTTCTCGGGCAGGCGGGCCATCCCGGTGCCCGGCCGCCGGCGCGGCGGCAACGGCCACTCGCTCCTCATCCGCGGTGCGCGCGAGAACAATCTGAAGAACATCGCGGTCCGGATCCCGCTCGGAAAGCTGGTCGCCATCACCGGCGCGTCGGGGTCCGGCAAGAGTACGCTGATCAACGAGATTCTCTACAAGGCGCTGTGGAAGCGGCTCGAAGACACCCGCACGCTGCCCGGCGCGCACGACGGCGTCGACGGCCTCGAGCACGTCCACAAGGTGGTGAGCATCGACCAGTCGCCGATCGGCCGCAACAGCCGCTCGAACCCCGCGACCTACGTCGGCTTCTACGACACCATCCGCGATCTCTTCGCGGCCGCGCCCCTTTCGGTCGAGCGGGAGTACCAGCCCGGACGCTTCAGCTTCAACGTGAAGGGCGGCCGCTGCGAGGAGTGCCAGGGCGAAGGCTCGATCACCACGCAGCTCTACTTCATGCCGGACGTCGAGGTGACGTGCGGCGCCTGCAAGGGGGCGCGATTCAACAGCGACACGCTGGAAGTCACCGTCCGCGGCAAGACGATAGCGGACGTGCTCAACATGTCGATCGAAGAAGGAGTGACGTTCTTCAAGACCGAACCGGCGCTGGCGCGCAAGATCGAGGTGCTCGACGCGCTCGGGCTCGGCTACCTCACCCTCGGGCAGTCCTCGACGACCCTGTCAGGCGGCGAAGCGCAGCGCATCAAGATCGCGACCGAACTGAGCAAGCTGCAGCGCGCGAAGCACACCGTGTACATCCTCGACGAGCCGACGACCGGGCTGCACCTGGCGGACATCGAGCGGCTGCTCCTGGCCTTGAACCAGCTGGTCGACGCGGGACACACCGTGATCCTGATCGAGCATCACATGGACGTCATCAAGACCGCCGATCACGTCATCGATCTCGGGCCCGAAGGCGGGCACGCCGGCGGGCGCGTCGTCGCCGCCGGAACGCCGGAGGACGTGACCCGCAGCAAGGCTTCCCACACCGGGCGCTTCCTCAAGACGCATCTGGCCGCCCGGACCTGA
- the ligD gene encoding non-homologous end-joining DNA ligase — MRAQFIPPMAAELVERLPEGDDWFYELKLDGYRALVIKNGAEVRLRSRNDKDLTRAYPEVVSAGRRLTAQSAVIDGEVVAVDAAGRPSFQALQHRSAHAGHAIVFYAFDLLHVNGESLEARPLKERRAKLPAIVGSSGLLLSEPLPGSAGEVAEAVRALGLEGVIAKRWSSRYSAGQRGGAWVKLKLDRQQEFVIGGYRPGPYGIDALLVGVFEGRDLRFAGKVRAGFTPRLRREVAAALAPLQVARCPFPDLPNARPSRWGGGVTAEQMREMRWVEPRLVAQVRFVEWTADGHLRHAAFLGLRTDKRARTIRRE, encoded by the coding sequence ATGCGTGCCCAATTCATCCCGCCGATGGCGGCGGAGCTGGTCGAACGCCTCCCCGAGGGAGACGACTGGTTCTACGAGCTGAAGCTCGATGGCTATCGAGCGCTCGTCATCAAGAACGGCGCCGAGGTCCGGCTGCGGTCGCGCAACGACAAGGATCTGACGCGCGCGTATCCGGAGGTGGTGAGCGCCGGCCGCCGTCTGACGGCGCAATCCGCCGTGATTGACGGCGAGGTGGTCGCCGTCGACGCCGCCGGCCGCCCGTCGTTCCAGGCGCTGCAGCACCGCTCGGCGCACGCCGGCCATGCGATCGTGTTCTACGCGTTCGACCTGCTGCACGTGAACGGCGAAAGCCTCGAGGCGCGCCCGCTGAAGGAACGGCGCGCGAAGCTTCCGGCCATCGTCGGCAGTTCCGGACTGCTCCTGTCGGAGCCGCTGCCGGGCAGCGCCGGCGAGGTCGCCGAGGCCGTACGCGCGCTGGGCCTCGAGGGGGTGATCGCCAAGCGCTGGAGCTCGCGCTACAGCGCCGGCCAGCGCGGCGGCGCGTGGGTGAAGCTCAAGCTCGACAGGCAGCAGGAGTTCGTCATCGGCGGCTACCGGCCCGGGCCGTACGGCATCGACGCGCTGCTGGTGGGCGTGTTCGAGGGGCGCGACCTGCGCTTCGCCGGCAAGGTCCGCGCCGGCTTCACGCCCCGGCTCCGCCGTGAGGTCGCCGCCGCCCTCGCGCCGCTGCAGGTCGCGCGCTGTCCGTTCCCGGATCTGCCCAACGCCAGACCCTCGCGCTGGGGCGGCGGCGTCACCGCCGAGCAGATGCGCGAGATGCGCTGGGTCGAGCCGCGCCTCGTCGCGCAGGTCCGGTTCGTGGAATGGACCGCGGACGGTCACCTCCGGCACGCCGCATTTCTCGGCCTGCGCACGGACAAGCGCGCGCGCACGATTCGCCGGGAATGA
- a CDS encoding MBL fold metallo-hydrolase: MRKTAIGLAFAAVLSTGVSAQDAAGTIAAVKKAMGAEALTSITYSGAAATGNFGQSKNIAGPLAMTAIAGYRRTLDLSQPSSRAIGTTMPPAAAGGPPPQPGTFNQGIAPTATWPQQVEIWLTPWGFLQGAAANNATARAQRIDGKPFTALTWSPSQKAPSGQPYRVIGYVNDRQMIERVETWIEHPVMGDLHVEQSYSDYRDVNGVKVPGRIVQKRGGMQTFEATVNEAIANPPNLADLLQPPTAGGGRAGGPGGAPAGPPAPPAVQSEKLADGVFRITGGYVALAVELRNEVVVLEGGQNEARGLAVIGETKRLFPSKPIRYVVNTHAHFDHASGLAPFAADGVTIITHTNNAAFLARALGNARTLAGDALAKSRRKPMVEGAGDKRVLTDGARTIELHHVKDLEHSDGMLIAFLPKERILFTGDFNVPAAGQPVSPAIRTLVDNTERLKLDFERHVTVHAPNPDRPLTKADLLALLKGGS; the protein is encoded by the coding sequence ATGCGCAAGACCGCCATCGGACTCGCGTTCGCCGCCGTGTTGTCGACCGGCGTCTCGGCTCAGGACGCCGCCGGCACCATCGCCGCCGTAAAGAAGGCCATGGGAGCCGAGGCGCTGACCTCGATCACCTATTCGGGCGCCGCGGCGACGGGCAACTTCGGGCAGAGCAAGAACATCGCCGGCCCGCTGGCGATGACGGCGATTGCCGGCTACCGCCGCACGCTCGATCTCAGCCAGCCGTCTTCACGTGCGATCGGCACGACGATGCCGCCGGCGGCGGCGGGAGGTCCGCCGCCGCAGCCGGGCACGTTCAATCAGGGCATCGCGCCGACGGCGACGTGGCCGCAGCAGGTCGAGATCTGGCTCACCCCGTGGGGGTTCCTCCAGGGCGCGGCGGCGAACAACGCCACCGCACGCGCTCAGCGGATCGACGGCAAGCCGTTCACAGCGCTGACCTGGTCGCCGTCCCAGAAAGCTCCGTCCGGGCAGCCCTATCGCGTCATCGGCTATGTCAACGATCGGCAGATGATCGAGCGGGTGGAGACGTGGATCGAGCATCCCGTGATGGGCGACCTGCACGTCGAGCAGAGCTACAGCGACTACCGTGACGTCAACGGCGTGAAAGTGCCGGGACGCATCGTCCAGAAGCGCGGCGGCATGCAGACGTTCGAGGCCACGGTGAACGAAGCGATCGCGAATCCGCCGAACCTGGCGGATTTGCTCCAGCCGCCCACCGCGGGCGGCGGCCGCGCCGGCGGACCCGGCGGGGCGCCCGCCGGACCGCCCGCGCCGCCGGCGGTGCAGTCGGAGAAGCTCGCGGACGGCGTGTTCCGCATCACCGGCGGCTACGTCGCGCTCGCCGTCGAGCTCAGGAACGAGGTCGTGGTCCTCGAGGGCGGGCAGAACGAGGCGCGCGGGCTCGCGGTGATCGGCGAGACGAAGCGGCTCTTTCCGTCGAAGCCGATCCGCTACGTGGTGAACACGCACGCGCACTTCGATCACGCGAGCGGGCTGGCGCCATTCGCGGCGGACGGAGTGACGATCATCACGCACACGAACAATGCCGCGTTCCTCGCCAGAGCGCTCGGCAACGCGCGGACCCTGGCCGGCGACGCGCTCGCGAAATCACGGCGCAAGCCCATGGTGGAAGGCGCCGGCGACAAGCGCGTGCTCACCGACGGCGCCCGGACGATCGAGCTGCACCACGTGAAGGATCTCGAGCACAGCGACGGCATGCTCATCGCCTTCCTGCCGAAAGAGCGCATCCTCTTCACCGGCGACTTCAACGTGCCCGCCGCCGGCCAGCCCGTCAGTCCGGCGATCAGGACGCTGGTCGACAACACCGAGCGACTGAAGCTGGATTTCGAGCGTCATGTGACGGTGCACGCGCCGAATCCCGATCGGCCGCTGACCAAGGCGGACCTGCTCGCGCTGCTGAAAGGCGGCAGCTAG